In a single window of the Coffea eugenioides isolate CCC68of chromosome 3, Ceug_1.0, whole genome shotgun sequence genome:
- the LOC113766000 gene encoding uncharacterized protein LOC113766000 — MGVCVTKMEAYDHLKVVGFIKGYNNWIAHGELSNYYEATSNSENTSIGVSNGTNDMQDLVHDVFGIPHGTNELNREGDFPVSEAEKFYKLIDDSQQDLYSGCKNFSKLSFIIRLLHLKCLGKMSNKIFNMLVELLREAFSEAMTNLPSSYYEAEKLMNTLGLGYEKIDACPNDCSLYWGSAEKRTSCETCNELRWVASENDPTSEKRKIPQKVLWHFPLKSRLQRLFMSSKIASQMRWHEEKRTKDGCMRHPADSPAWQTFDHLHPEFAKDCRNVRLGLASDGFNPFNNMSSTHSTWPVVLIPYNLPPWMCMKQPYFMLSLLIPGPSSPGNNIDVYLQPLVKELTELWDFGIQTYDASQKENFQLHAALLWTISDFPGYAMLSGWSTKDSKHKFRKQAQFFDGTEEHGKRPPLQTGDMIVSELGDLQIKFGKLVKGNPKLPFNWKKRSIFFDLPYWKDNVLRHNLDFMHIEKNVCENIWGTLLDIEDKAKDHYNSRRDLREMGIRKELHPIETEPGKVYLPPSSFAMDKKQKTMFCNVLKKVKVPDGYAANISRCVRVKPPRISGLKSHDNHILMQQLMPIALRKTLPKSVRYPLI; from the exons ATGGGTGTTTGTGTGACTAAAATGGAAGCATATGATCATTTGAAAGTGGTAGGCTTTATCAAGGGTTATAATAATTGGATAGCACATGGAGAGCTTTCTAACTACTATGAAGCCACATCTAATTCTGAAAATACATCAATTGGGGTTTCAAATGGGACTAATGACATGCAAGACTTGGTCCATGATGTATTTGGGATACCACATGGAACAAATGAATTGAATAGAGAAGGGGACTTTCCTGTTTCAGAGGctgaaaaattttacaaattgatTGATGATTCTCAACAGGATTTGTACAGTGGTTGCAAAAATTTCTCGAAGTTGTCTTTCATTATTCGTTTGCTTCACCTAAAATGCCTTGGTAAGATGAGTAACAAGATTTTTAATATGCTTGTTGAGTTGTTGAGAGAAGCATTTTCGGAGGCCATGACTAATTTGCCTTCTTCTTACTATGAGGCTGAGAAATTGATGAATACATTGGGGCTGGGTTATGAAAAGATCGATGCATGTCCTAATGATTGTTCTCTTTATTGGGGTAGTGCTGAAAAAAGAACTTCATGCGAAACATGTAACGAGCTTAGGTGGGTTGCTTCAGAAAATGATCCAActagtgaaaaaagaaaaatccctCAAAAAGTATTGTGGCATTTTCCTTTAAAATCTAGATTACAAAGActatttatgtcttctaaaattgcatctcaaatGAGATGGCATGAGGAAAAACGTACAAAAGATGGTTGTATGAGACATCCAGCTGATTCTCCAGCTTGGCAAACTTTTGACCATCTACATCCAGAATTTGCTAAGGATTGTCGAAATGTTAGATTGGGGTTGGCATCTGACGGGTTTAATCCATTCAACAACATGAGTTCTACACACAGTACTTGGCCTGTAGTTTTAATACCATATAACTTACCTCCGTGGATGTGTATGAAGCAACCGTACTTCATGTTGTCCTTGTTAATACCCGGACCATCCTCTCCTGGGAATAATATTGATGTTTATCTACAGCCTCTAGTTAAAGAATTGACCGAATTGTGGGATTTTGGCATTCAAACTTATGATGcatcccaaaaagaaaattttcaattgcatgCAGCTCTGTTGTGGACCATTAGTGATTTCCCTGGATATGCAATGTTATCTGGCTGGAGCACTAAAG ATAGTAAGCATAAATTTAGAAAGCAAGCCCAATTCTTTGATGGCACCGAAGAACATGGAAAGCGACCACCATTGCAAACCGGGGATATGATTGTGAGTGAATTGGGAGACTtgcaaattaaatttggaaaacttGTGAAAGGTAATCCGAAGCTGCCTTTCAATTGGAAAAAGAGGAGTATTTTCTTTGACTTGCCATATTGGAAAGATAATGTCTTAAGACACAATCTTGACTTCATGCACATTGAGAAGAATGTTTGTGAAAATATTTGGGGGACATTGCTGGATATTGAGGATAAAGCAAAGGACCATTATAATTCCCGCCGTGATTTGAGAGAAATGGGAATAAGAAAAGAGCTGCATCCCATTGAGACAGAACCTGGAAAGGTTTACTTACCTCCATCTTCCTTTGCAATGgataaaaaacagaaaactatGTTTTGCAATGTGCTAAAAAAAGTGAAAGTTCCAGATGGTTATGCAGCTAACATCTCAAGATGCGTTCGAGTAAAGCCACCAAGAATTTCGGGGCTTAAAAGTCATGATAATCATATTCTAATGCAGCAATTGATGCCTATAGCTTTGAGAAAGACTTTGCCAAAATCAGTGCGCTATCCTTTGATTTGA